CTCCGCATCCACACCATGAATAGTAGTCATATTGACCACTTCTCCTTTTCGGATATAGCGGAAAATAAAGCTCGCCGCAATCAATTTTTTATTGATCATGGTGTCCACTCCTATGTTCTGAGATAGGTGGATGTAGTCCATGTTCTCGACCAGGGAAATAGTCTTGGGCACACCGTGGTTTTTGGCTACCAGAGAAGAAATCATATTGGTTTCGGAGTTTCCCGTCACAGCGATGAATGCGTCCATATCGTCGATTCCTTCTTCCTTCAGCAATTCCACATCTCGACCATCGCCATTGATGATCATGGTGTTAGGCAAAGAATCGGCCAGGTCGAAACATTTGTCACGATCTTGCTCGATCAGTTTGATATTGTATTTTTTGCTCAGCTGTCTGGCAGCCTGGATGCCAATCTTACTTCCACCCAGAATCATGATATTCTTGATGGATTCGCGCTGCTTACCAGCCAAGTCCAATACTCTGTCTACCCCATTGGGCTGACAGATGAAGTAGGCGTGATCGTTGAGTTCAAACTTGTTGTCACCGTGAGGAATGATCGTCTCCTCCCCTCTAAGAATGGCAACTGTAATAAATGAATAATCGGGATTGAGATAAGCCGTTTCTACAAGAGTTTTATCCTTTAGTTCCGACTCCTCATCTATAGAAATCCCAACCAGCGATAGCACCCCTTTTTCGAAATCAAAAGTATCCGTCAATGCATTTTCCTTCAGCAACCTTTTGATCTCCTTGGCTGCAAGCGATTCAGGTGAAATCACTTCATCGATACCCACAGATTTCAAATCCAAAATATCCTTTCTTTGGATATACTCAGTATTGCTGACTCTGGCGATCGTTTTCTTCGCTCCTAAACTCTTGCCAATAATAGAAGTGGAGATATTGGTGGTCTCGGATTCAGTCACTGCGATCAGCAGGTCTGCCTTAGACACCTCTGCCTCCTCCAGTATTTTGTAAGAGGTGGAATTGCCCTTGGTCGTATGTACGTCCAGGTGATTGGAGATATACTGGAGCCTATCGTCATCCATGTCTATGATGTTGATGTCATGTGACTCAAAGGCTAAAAGTTTAGCCAAGTGAAAGCCCACATCTCCTGCTCCTGCTATGATTATCCTCATTGAATTCTATTGAGTATTCATTGAATCTGGACAAATATAAATTAATCATCCTATCCATGATACTACTTTGATGTTTAGTTAAACCCAGTGGTTAGGTTGGGCTACTATTTTTTACCTCTGGTCATTTCCTTCTTACCTGGAGGGCCTTCTAATTCTTCGGCAACAAAACCTGCCGATTTAAAATCTCTTTTGAACTGCCCTTGCGCACAATAGGTCACAAATACACCGCTCTTTTTTAAGGCATTATACATTTTCTCCAGCACCTCTGGCTGCCACATTTCTGGTTGCTTGGAGGGGGCAAAAGCATCGAAATACACCAAATCAAAGGACATATCTTCCGGCTTGAATTCAAAAATGTCCGTCTCTAATTTTTGGATAGAAAAATTCTGAGAAACCTTTTCCATAGAGTTCCACTTAGCCTCATGCACACTTTTGAATAGCTTTTGATCACTTTCTGACTGAGCATAATTAAGCTGACTCCAGATTTCCTTTTCGAGAGGAAATTTCTCCAACGTCACAAAATTGACCTTGATTCCTAAATTAGCTGCTTCCACGGCTGTCAACCAGGCATTCAGTCCTGTTCCAAAACCCACTTCCAGAATGTTGACTTCCTTGAGTGCAGGCTGTTCTTTTAGCAAATGCTTCAGCCCTTTGTCTATAAAAACATAGAGGGATTCGGTGACAGCCCCATGTGTCGAATGATAGGTCTCATTCATCTCAGGCAATAGCAAAGAATGCGATCCGTCTCTGGTTTCGAATATTTCTACCTTAGGCATTTTTGAAAATCAAAACTGTAGCATGCGCAGATACTCCTTCTTCTTTCCCCACAAACCCAAGCTTTTCAGTGGTAGTGGCCTTGATTGAAATGTCATGTTCATCCATGTTCATCACTTGCGCCAAAACCGTCTTCATCTTATCGATGTGCGGGTTGACTTTCGGCCTCTGGAGACAAACAGTGGTGTCGATATTACCAACCTCATACCCTGCATCTCGAAGCAACTTCATCACATCCTTCAGTAAAATCTTGCTATCAATCCCTTTGTACTGAGGGTCGGTATCGGCAAAATGATAACCTATATCTCTCATATTGGCCGCTCCAAGCAATGCATCGCAAATCACATGAATCAGAACATCCGCATCCGAATGTCCCACTGCGCCATGAGTATGCTCCAGCTTAATACCTCCAAGCCAAAATTCTTCTCCCTCTGCTAGTTGATGGACATCATACCCATATCCTACTCTGATGTTTGGTTTCATTACTTCAATTCTTATAGTTCTTTAGCTTTCTCCCAATACTGATCCATTTCCTCCAGCGTCATTTCACCCATGGTCTTGCCGTCTTTTTTACTTTCGGATTCTAAATATTGAAAGCGCTTGATAAATTTCTTATTCGTGCGCTCTAGTGCTTCCTCAGGATCAATCCCCACGAATCGCGCATAATTGACCATAGAAAAGAGTACATCTCCGAACTCATCCATGGCCTTTTCCTTTTCGTTCTGTTCTATTTCTTCTTTGAACTCAGCTAGCTCTTCCTGCACCTTGTCCCAGACCTGTGCCTGATCATCCCAGTCAAAACCTACTCCGCGGGCCTTCTCCTGGATACGCATGGCTTTGACCATAGCAGGTAGAGATTTCGGTACTCCGCCCAATACAGACTTGTTCCCTTTCTCTTTCAGTTTCAACTTTTCCCAGTTGGCTTTGACTTGCGCTTCATCTTCGGCTTTTACATCCCCATATATATGAGGATGGCGATAAATCAACTTTTCACAGATCCCATTCAACACATCTGCCACATCAAATTCACCTTTCTCCTGTGCGATCCGAGCATAGAAGACCATGTGCAGCATGATGTCACCCAATTCCTTTTTTACCTCTGGTAGGTCATTTTCTAATATCGCATCTGATAGCTCATAAGTCTCCTCTATGGTCAGGTGTCTGAGGGTCTCCAGCGTCTGTTTCTTATCCCAGGGGCAATTTTCCCTCAGCTCATCCATCACGGTTAGCAATCGATCAAAAGCTTTGAGTTTTTCGGGTCTGTTTAGGTCTGGTTTACTCTTCGCTTCACTCATAATAATATGATTTGCAAGGGACTTTAGTTGACAAAATGATAAGGATCACTAATTCTTTCGTGAAAGAAGCAACAAAGCTATTGGCTTTAATGTATAAATTTGCAGCAAGTATTCGGAAATTATGACAACAGTACTTTTAGGAATAGGATTAGTCGGTATATTTTTCATTTTTATGAGCGTAAGACTCATCTTTTTGAAAAATGGAGAGTTTAAAGGCACATGTGCGTCGCAAAACCCCTATCTCAACAAAACGGGTGAACCATGTGGCTACTGTGGTAAAACAGTTACTCCTGGAGCCTCATGTGGCAATCCAGATAATGAAGTAGACAAAGTATTGGGCAAATTCAACTAGCACATATTTAGCAACCTTTTTTAACTAACCTTGGAGCTGGGAATTGTTTTCAAACAGCCAATAGCTTTGTGCTTTGAAAGCTTTGAATACCTTTGCGCTCCCAAAAAACTACTAGCGTAGATGACATTGATTAAATCTATCTCCGGAATCCGGGGAACCATTGGAGGCAAGAAGGGAGAATCTCTCACTCCCAATGATGTAGTAAAATATGCAGCTGCTTTTGGTCAATGGGCCAAAGAAAACAGTGAATTCAGAAAGATTGTAATCGGAAGAGACGCACGTCCTTCTGGTGAGCTGATTGCCAAAATGGTATCAGGCACCTTGCAAAGCCTCGGAATAGATGTGGTGGATTTGGGTCTGTCGACCACCCCTACTGTAGAAATGGCTGTACCGGCAGAACAAGCAGCAGGCGGTATTATCATCACGGCTAGCCACAATCCAAATGGATGGAATGCGTTGAAACTACTCAATGCAGATGGCGAATTCATCAATGATGAGCAAGGCAAGAAAGTATTGGAATTGGCAGATTCTGGTGAAATCAAATTTGCTTACTCCAAAGACTTGGGTGAATACAAAGTAGATAATAGCTACTTTGATTTCCACATCGACAAGATTTTAGAACTACCCCTGGTAGACGTTGAAACGATCAAGAACGCCAATTTGAAGATTGCTGTAGATGCAGTCAACTCTACGGGAGCTCTGGCCATTCCAAAATTGCTAGACAAACTAGGTGTTCGTGATTATAAAATATTCTACGATGAGCCTAACGGCTTATTTCCTCACAATCCTGAACCACTTCCAGAAAACATTACCCACATCTGTAACGAAGTAGAAAGTGGGAGATACAATCTGGGCATTGTAGTGGATCCGGATGTGGATAGATTGGCCTTTGTAGCTGACAATGGCGAGCCATTCGGTGAAGAGTACACGTTGGTGATGATTGCAGATTATGTGTTGAAAAACACACCGGGTAACACCGTCTCTAACATGTCATCTACCCGCGCCCTGAAAGATGTAACGCTGAAAAACGGTGGACAATATGAGGCCTCCGCAGTAGGAGAAGTCAATGTGGTCACTAAAATGAAGGCTACCAATGCTGTCATCGGCGGTGAAGGAAACGGCGGTGTGATCTATCCTGAACTACACTATGGACGTGATGCTCTGGTTGGGATTGCTTTATTCCTGACGGCTCTGGCTAAGTTTGGTAAATCTTCTTCTTTTATGAGAGCAACTTACCCGAACTACCACATCTCCAAAAACAAGATTGACTTGACCAAGGACATAGATGTGGATCATGTGTTGGCAGAAGTGAAGAAAAAGTACGAAAAACATCCAATCAATACTGAGGATGGGGTTAAAATCGACTTTGAGAGCGAGTGGGTACATCTGCGCAAATCGAATACTGAGCCGATCATTAGAATCTACTCAGAATCTGAATCGCAAAACACTGCAGAAGTACTGGCCAAGAAAATCATGATGGACATCAAGGAAATCGTAAGCGAGAAGGTAGAGGATTAAATCTGCTTTTTTGATTCCATTTATCTCGCATTAGAGAGCAAAGGCGCTTAGTCTTCTAGCTTAAATCGAATTCTAAGCGTCACCTCATCTTCTACTAACTGCCCCTCTTCTCTTGAGGGGTTCCAGCTTGGTCCTTCTTGGATGAGTCGGATGGCCTCTTCATCACAGCCATGCCCCAACCCTTTTTTGATTTCGAAATCAGAAAGGCTTCCCGTATCGCTAACTTTAAACTTAACCACTACTTTTCCCTCCAATTGAAGGAAATGTGCCTCTTTTGGATACTCCAAATTCTCCTTGACATATCTACGAAAAGCTATAAAACCTCCATCAGGATAGGCTTCATTGTCAGGTTTTGGAGTAGTGCTGGTTCCATAACCCACTACGACCACTTCCTCTAAAGAAGCTACATCCTCGCTCATTTCTATTGTGACAGGTGCAAAGCTATCTGGCTTGATTTCTTTCTTGTTATAACCAATGAAACTAGCGACCAGGAGATCATCTTCATTTTCCAACCCAATCTCAAAATTGCCATCGATATCGGTAATCGTTCCGGTCGTACTGCCTTTAACAATTACTGTGGCTCCAGGTATGCCTTCTCCAGATGCATCTACCACTTTTCCTTTGACCAATCGCGGACCGGCATATGCACTTCTCTCAACAACAGCTACGGAACCTGTCACTGATTGCTTTTTTTGTACGCCGTAGCTTACGACTTCCACAGTCTCCAATTCCATTCCTTCTACAACAACATCCTCATCTGCTGCGAAAGCACTTTCTTCTTCAACCTTAACTCCTGAAACCACCCCTTGTAACTCTTGTACAATTTGGGCTTCTTCCTCCTCTGTAATCACCCTTTCATCGCTAACTTCCCTTTGTCTGGCAACAGGTTTTGGAGCCAGCGCCAATTCTTCAACCACGGGTTGGGGAGCGATCTTTTGTTCAGACTCCATTCTAGCCTTCTCCATTCTGATCGATTCAGCGGCCTTTTGTCTTTCGATATTCTCAGGGGCATTTGACATTTCTTCTTTGGACTCATCTGTCACTTCCTGTTTCTCTGATTCCTCTACAGTCACCTCATCTTGGACAGGCTCGGGCTGAGACAGTTCTTTCTGCTCTTGTTCCTCTTCCTCCAAAGGTGCCTCCTTGATCACTACTTCATCACTTGGTAACAGCTGATCCACTACCAGCCACATCGTGATGGAGCTCACAAAAAGCAAAGCAATCGTTGCAGCTATACCTAGTGGTCGTTTCCACAGCGGTAGTACTTTGGTCTCCTCCTTGTCCTCTTTCGGCAATCTGTCTCTAAGTCCACGAAGTGATGAACCAAGATCGAATTCATGAGCCTCTAGACCTTGCATGGCCTCTGCCTCGAAGGGGTGGTCCAGCAAGAAGCGCTCCACTGCATGACGCTCCCGTGGACTCAACTTACCCTTGAGATAAGCATCCATCATTTCAGGACTCAGCTCCTTCAGTGGGTCAATATGTTTGCGATCTTTACTCACTTTGCTCCATGCATATTTTTAGATTTCGCTTTCCGTTTTGGATGTAGCTCTTTACTTTCTTCAGATCAAAATTGGTACTATCTGCTATCTCCTGATAGCATTTTTCCTGAAGAAAGAACAAATCGACACAGCGCTTTTGTTCCTCCTTCAGCTTTGCGATACAAGACTTTAGTTTTTCCAGATTGTCTTCCAGCCGAGTCTCATCCTCATGATGCTGGAATGGCTCGGATTCCATAAAAGCCTCGCCAATTTCTTCTTCATGCCCTCTTGACTTTTGCTTACGCAATTTCATCAGGCAGTGATTTCGAGTGAGCACATAGAGCCAACTTTTGAAATGATCCACTTCGTGATTTTGTAGCTTGACCACCAGCTCTTCGAAGATCTCAATGACTGCATCCTGAGCCTCTGCTTTGCTCTTCAGATATTTGAGACAAACGCCAAGTACCAGGTGCATGTACTGCTCGTACAGCTCTCCGAGCAATTCCATATCACCCGAGCGCTTATAGGCCTGGATGATCTCCTTATCTGTATTTGGCTTGTTTACTGTCAATCTCGGGAAGATATCACACTTTAGGCAATCATCCGATTAACTGCCCATCGATCAATCTAAAAATTTTTTCAAAAACTTTTATGGAATCCTGATTGGCCCTGCATCCTAGTAGCAAAATGTTTCACTAAAAACCGAAGAACCATGAGACGGATTACAATATTTCTACTCACATTCATCATCGCTACTGCAGCACAGAGCCCACAAGTAGCCAGACAAATCACCGGACAAGTCATCAGCGCAGATGATGGAAACCCAATAGCGGGCGTTAATGTCATTATTAAAGGTAGCCCTCAGGGCACTATCACCGATCTGGATGGCCGATACAGCATTTCTGTCATGGAAGGGAAAACGCTGAGCTTTTCTTTCATCGGCTATGTCACCAAGGAAATAAAAGTCGAGAAGCAAAGCGTAATCAACTTGGCACTCGAACCCGACATGGCTCAGCTGGAGGAAGTAGTCGTAGTAGGCTATGGAGCACAAGAAAGAAGTTTTGTCACCGGTAGTATTGCGAAGGTGGTAAACAGAAAAGCCAAAGCCTCTGCTCCATCTATGATGATGTACGATGAATCCGCAATTCAGTATAATACTGAAGAATATGAAGCGATAGAAGAAAACATCTTTCATCAGCCCAAAAACAAGCCACTTTCTACTTTCTCCATCGATGTAGATGCGGCTTC
This is a stretch of genomic DNA from Reichenbachiella ulvae. It encodes these proteins:
- the trkA gene encoding Trk system potassium transporter TrkA codes for the protein MRIIIAGAGDVGFHLAKLLAFESHDINIIDMDDDRLQYISNHLDVHTTKGNSTSYKILEEAEVSKADLLIAVTESETTNISTSIIGKSLGAKKTIARVSNTEYIQRKDILDLKSVGIDEVISPESLAAKEIKRLLKENALTDTFDFEKGVLSLVGISIDEESELKDKTLVETAYLNPDYSFITVAILRGEETIIPHGDNKFELNDHAYFICQPNGVDRVLDLAGKQRESIKNIMILGGSKIGIQAARQLSKKYNIKLIEQDRDKCFDLADSLPNTMIINGDGRDVELLKEEGIDDMDAFIAVTGNSETNMISSLVAKNHGVPKTISLVENMDYIHLSQNIGVDTMINKKLIAASFIFRYIRKGEVVNMTTIHGVDAEIVEFEVKEDTKILEAELRNLDFPHSAIIGGVIRRGQGITARGNFTFEPKDRVVVLSKPECIRKVESFFK
- the mnmD gene encoding tRNA (5-methylaminomethyl-2-thiouridine)(34)-methyltransferase MnmD; the protein is MPKVEIFETRDGSHSLLLPEMNETYHSTHGAVTESLYVFIDKGLKHLLKEQPALKEVNILEVGFGTGLNAWLTAVEAANLGIKVNFVTLEKFPLEKEIWSQLNYAQSESDQKLFKSVHEAKWNSMEKVSQNFSIQKLETDIFEFKPEDMSFDLVYFDAFAPSKQPEMWQPEVLEKMYNALKKSGVFVTYCAQGQFKRDFKSAGFVAEELEGPPGKKEMTRGKK
- the ispF gene encoding 2-C-methyl-D-erythritol 2,4-cyclodiphosphate synthase, producing MKPNIRVGYGYDVHQLAEGEEFWLGGIKLEHTHGAVGHSDADVLIHVICDALLGAANMRDIGYHFADTDPQYKGIDSKILLKDVMKLLRDAGYEVGNIDTTVCLQRPKVNPHIDKMKTVLAQVMNMDEHDISIKATTTEKLGFVGKEEGVSAHATVLIFKNA
- the mazG gene encoding nucleoside triphosphate pyrophosphohydrolase; the protein is MSEAKSKPDLNRPEKLKAFDRLLTVMDELRENCPWDKKQTLETLRHLTIEETYELSDAILENDLPEVKKELGDIMLHMVFYARIAQEKGEFDVADVLNGICEKLIYRHPHIYGDVKAEDEAQVKANWEKLKLKEKGNKSVLGGVPKSLPAMVKAMRIQEKARGVGFDWDDQAQVWDKVQEELAEFKEEIEQNEKEKAMDEFGDVLFSMVNYARFVGIDPEEALERTNKKFIKRFQYLESESKKDGKTMGEMTLEEMDQYWEKAKEL
- the glmM gene encoding phosphoglucosamine mutase, with amino-acid sequence MTLIKSISGIRGTIGGKKGESLTPNDVVKYAAAFGQWAKENSEFRKIVIGRDARPSGELIAKMVSGTLQSLGIDVVDLGLSTTPTVEMAVPAEQAAGGIIITASHNPNGWNALKLLNADGEFINDEQGKKVLELADSGEIKFAYSKDLGEYKVDNSYFDFHIDKILELPLVDVETIKNANLKIAVDAVNSTGALAIPKLLDKLGVRDYKIFYDEPNGLFPHNPEPLPENITHICNEVESGRYNLGIVVDPDVDRLAFVADNGEPFGEEYTLVMIADYVLKNTPGNTVSNMSSTRALKDVTLKNGGQYEASAVGEVNVVTKMKATNAVIGGEGNGGVIYPELHYGRDALVGIALFLTALAKFGKSSSFMRATYPNYHISKNKIDLTKDIDVDHVLAEVKKKYEKHPINTEDGVKIDFESEWVHLRKSNTEPIIRIYSESESQNTAEVLAKKIMMDIKEIVSEKVED
- a CDS encoding TonB family protein; translation: MSKDRKHIDPLKELSPEMMDAYLKGKLSPRERHAVERFLLDHPFEAEAMQGLEAHEFDLGSSLRGLRDRLPKEDKEETKVLPLWKRPLGIAATIALLFVSSITMWLVVDQLLPSDEVVIKEAPLEEEEQEQKELSQPEPVQDEVTVEESEKQEVTDESKEEMSNAPENIERQKAAESIRMEKARMESEQKIAPQPVVEELALAPKPVARQREVSDERVITEEEEAQIVQELQGVVSGVKVEEESAFAADEDVVVEGMELETVEVVSYGVQKKQSVTGSVAVVERSAYAGPRLVKGKVVDASGEGIPGATVIVKGSTTGTITDIDGNFEIGLENEDDLLVASFIGYNKKEIKPDSFAPVTIEMSEDVASLEEVVVVGYGTSTTPKPDNEAYPDGGFIAFRRYVKENLEYPKEAHFLQLEGKVVVKFKVSDTGSLSDFEIKKGLGHGCDEEAIRLIQEGPSWNPSREEGQLVEDEVTLRIRFKLED
- a CDS encoding RNA polymerase sigma factor; protein product: MTVNKPNTDKEIIQAYKRSGDMELLGELYEQYMHLVLGVCLKYLKSKAEAQDAVIEIFEELVVKLQNHEVDHFKSWLYVLTRNHCLMKLRKQKSRGHEEEIGEAFMESEPFQHHEDETRLEDNLEKLKSCIAKLKEEQKRCVDLFFLQEKCYQEIADSTNFDLKKVKSYIQNGKRNLKICMEQSE